Genomic window (Pongo abelii isolate AG06213 chromosome 4, NHGRI_mPonAbe1-v2.0_pri, whole genome shotgun sequence):
atgatggtctcgaattcccgacctcacatgatcctcccaccttggcctcccacagtggtgggattacaggcgtgagccaccacgcctggccttaacttacagatttaaatatatttgatgtgATTTAATGCATTGCATTCATTATCTTTATTGATGCTCCGGTTCCATTTTTGGCCAGTGTGGACTTTATTTAATTGGCTCCTAAGTTCATTCGATATGACTCTAGTAGTATCTAATAGATTCCTTGCTTACATCTGTGACAAATATTCTAGCTCATCTTGTTCATTTCATGCTTTGGACTTGGGACCAGCCATTTCTTCAGTGTACCCTGGTTCCTTTTAAATGGAAAATGGTGTCTGGAGACCACATTCTTGTCACTAGGGATGTTCTTTTCTACTGGGTAAATCAGAGGATTCTGAAGAGTAAAATTATTCTGGCTAAATCTTGACCATAAAGCATTGTGGTATTTAGCAAAAAGCTGTAGAGTGGGCATTAATTCCTCTgtttattcatttagcaaatatttattacgTACCATGTGCCCTGCACTTTTTTATGTGCTGGAGGTTTAACAGTGAACAGTGTAGGTAAAAACTCTGCCTTCATGGGAGCTTACAGCCTAGTTAACCCAGGATTCTTGTTGTAACTGCTGCTAATTATCTTGGCCAACACCTTACCTTCTGGGGTTTTCCTCATTTACAAGATTATAAAATTGTAGTAAGTGGTCTGGTAGTGTCTTCAGTTGAAAAGTTTAATAATTCTCTTTCTTGCTTCCATGCGTATTCAGTGTTTGTGGTGTCCCTCCTTCTCTTTTCCGTATCTTCTTACAGAGATGACAGAAGAAGAACAGTTTGCTCTGGCTCTCAAAATGAGTGAGCAGGAAGCTAGGGAGGTGAACagccaggaggaggaagaagaggagctcTTGAGGAAAGCCATTGCTGAAAGCCTGAATGTAAATATGCCATGTTGCCAAAGTTTGTGGAGATTGATCAGCAATATTTTCGACTTCTGTGGTGTTGTAGTTGCATTAGGAACTAGCTGTAGTCATTTATAGGGTTTTCACCTAACAAAAATTCccatagtaattttttaaagtctgtgtTGAATTGTTGGTTAACCCAATTTGAAGTATTTTGTTAATTCTGTATGAAAGAGTTTTCTTCCACCCCATGGATTTTTCAGTTCATGGTTGAAAGAATTATCATAAGTTGACAGCTTCTGAAAAGACTTACTGAATACCAAGAACCCAAAAGGCAGCAAGATAAGATGCTAACTTCTCTAGTTTTGTGGGAGAGCAAAGGGAATGAGAACTAGAGGTGGGttatgggaagaaagaaaaattgtcatTTGAATATGCacaactgaattttttttcttttttttttttgagatggagtctcactctgttgcccaggctggagtgcagtggcacaatcttggctcactgcaaactccccctcctgggttgaagcaattctcctgccttagcctcccaagtagctgggattataagcgcccaccaccccacccagctaattttttgtattttcagtagagacggggtttcaccatgttggccaggctggtctggaactcctgacctcaggtgatccgcctgcctcggcctcccaaagtgctgggattacaagcattagccacctcgcccagcctgaaatgattttaaatgtgAAGGATACTTGCCAGTGGCAGGTCCTGAACCATTTTTTTATGCCATTTGCCTCCCTATTTTAAAAAAGGGTTTAGTATAGTGATCTAGTACAACACTTGCACATAGACATTCGGTATATGCTGTGAAATTAAATTGAgccatttacattttagaaagagaaaCTGTTACGAACGATGGCCTCCCATTTTGTCCTTCCTGTGACCCTtcatatatagttattttaataataaacctGGTCTGGTATGGGATCACTTGTTTCAGAGTTGCCGGCCTTCTGATGCTTCCGCTACCAGATCTCGACCTCTGGCCACTGGACCGTCTTCCCAGTCCCACCAAGAGAAAACCACAGACTCTGGGCTCACTGAAGGCATGTCTCCCTGTTCTGACTCCTTCCATTCATCAAGTATAACTGTACCACAGGGATCTCATGCTAAGAGTAGATATACGGAAATACCCCAGATCCTTTTGGTGATAATAAAGAAGTTAAATCAGGAAGTAGTTGAGATCATAAGAATATCCGGCATACTTTTATCTCCAAGGAAAAACCAACATTTGGTTAAACCCAAAGAAGAGCCTTTCTTACCCATATTATGTAATTCTTGGTAAGTGATAGCTTACCAAGCCCTCTTAATAAAAAAGTTTGTCCTTAGCCCTACTTTTTCTCAAATACCTACAGGCATATGGCAGCTGGTACCTCCATCACTGTTTAAAGGCTCACATATCAGTCAGGGAAacgaggctgaggaaagagaggaGCCTTGGGACCACActgaaaaaactgaagaggagccGGTCTCTGGCAGCTCAGGAAGCTGGGACCAGTCAAGCCAGCCAGTGTTTGAGAATGTGAACATTAAATCTTTTGACAGATGTACTGGCCACTTGGCTGAGCACACACAGTGTGGGAAGCCACAGGAAAGTACTGGGAGGGGTTCTGCTTTTCTCAAAGCTGTCCAGGGTAGCGGGGACACATCTAGGCACTGTCTGTCTACCCTAGCAGATGCCAAAGGTCTCCAGGACACTGGGGGCACTGTGAACTACTTCTGGGGTATTCCATTCTGCCCTGATGGAGTAGACCCTAACCAGTATACCAAGGTCATTGTCTGCCAGTTGGAGGTTTATCAAAAGAGCCTGAAAATGGCTCAGAGGCAgctcctaaaaaaaaaagattttggggAACCAGTGTTACCTAGACCTCCTTCTCTGATCCAGAATGAATGTGGCCAAGGAGAGCAGGctagtgaaaaaaatgaatgcatcTCAGAAGATATGGGAGATGAAGACAAAGAGGAGAGGCAGGAGTCTAGGGCATCTGACTGGCACTCAAAAACCAAGGATTTCCAGGAAAGCTCAATTAAAAGCTTGAAAGAGAAACTTTTGTTGAAGGAAGAACCAACAACCAGTCATGGTCAGGTAAGGGTCAGTGATGTTGTAATTAAGGATGATTTATTCACAGATTAAAACAAGGATTATTTTAGCTATCTGTTATTTTTGTGGTCTTCCCCTCCTTGATTATTAAAGTAATACATGTTCACTatagaaaattaggaaaatacaggagagtataaagaagaaaaaactacctttttttttttttttgagttggagtctcgctctgttgctcaggctggagtgcaatggcgcgatcctcggctcactgcaatctccacctcctgggttcaagcagttctagtagctgggattacaagtgcttgCCAttacgccctgctaatttttgtacttttagtagagacggggttttaccgtgttggctaggctggtcttgaactcctgaccttgtgatctgcacgcctcggcctcccaaagtgttggattacaggcatgagccaccacacctggccagtcatCATTTCTATGCAtacaaaaatacatgaaaaaatttaCTGAACAAAATGAAGACTCTTCTGTATTAAGTTTTGTTCCTCTCCCTATTTTATAGTTTATCTTAGATCATTTCTTAATAGATGACGTATTCTACCATAGATAAACcgtaatttattttttgtttactttttttttttttttttttaaagacaaggtctcgctctgtcacccaggctagagtgcaccgATGCCATCTtgggtccctgcagcctccacctctgggatcaagcgatccccCAACTTCAGCTCCTTGcaatagctgggaccataggtgcacgctaccatgccaagctaatttttatattttttgtagagactgagtttcaccttgttgcccaggctgggctcgaactcctgtactcaagccatccacctaccttggtctcctaaagtgttggcaacataggcatgagccaacacgcctggtctaaaaatttttattatttctaaaaggtTAAATTTTTGAATAGGTAACAATATTCACACGgctcaaaattcaaaaatatataagtaaaaagtCTTAACTTTTCTCCCTATCACCCAGCCAGCCAGTTCCCCTCTCTGGACTCAATTTGTGTTACTAGTTCTAGCGTATCCTTCCAAGATACTTTATCTGGTACAAgcagaatacattttcttttccctgccTTCTTTTACACAAATGATTTACacattattttctacttttttcatttaatatcctAATGAGATCATTACATAACAGTATATAAagaatttcttcatctgttttttttttttggatgtgaAAAATACCATGTGTGGATTAGTCAGTTTACTATTACAGATAGTAAAATGTCCAGAAGACATTTCATCCACATGGAAGATATTTGTATTATATGATAATTTTCTGTAGCTGTAATTGGTAGaccaaaaaatgtatttataatttcattagctgttgccaaattgccctccataGAGATCATAtacatttacattcccactggcagtGTATGAATACTAGTTTCTCCATACCCACAATAATGCAGTATTGTCAGCCTTCTTGATCTTTGCCAGTCTGAGAGATGAAAAATGGCGTCTCAGTGTGTCTTAATTTGCATATCTCTTACTATTTGTGAGGCTGAACTTTTTACTCACGTCTAAGAcccatttgtatttccttttctgtctgttagcttatcattttttcttttgataatctATTGGTTTGTGGATACATTTTATATAGTAGAGAAAGTAGTCCTTTGTGATATGAAGTATGGATAGTTTCCCAGTTATTTTTTCCCACTACATAATGgtgtgtatttattattttgcttgtagtgattttgaataatttattgaAACCAATCTTCATTTTGGTACATTCAGTTTGCTTTTTCTGACGTAGCTAGATTATATTGTATATGAAAGcttatatcttatttttctctttgaatattataaaagcaataatataaactctttatatataaattgtaattttaaagagTATTCTGTTTTATGACTGTACtgttttttcttgctatttctgtTATCAGACTTtgacttttggttttgttttactaTTATGTTATTCTGTCTTGTGTTATGATAAATGTTAAAGAAATGGTAACTTTGAGGAGCTTCATAGAATAGAGAACATGGATTTGGAGTTGAgttctgatttttgtgttttagtaatttgtgtttttgagcaagtcacttaacctctttgaatCCCAGTTTCACGTCTATACAGTGGGAATAACCATTCCTATCTTTCGacagttattttaataattaaagtgAATTTGTGTAAAATGTCTACTGCAATGCTTAGCATAGGCACTGAACAACGGGTAATTCTCTCTAAGGGATCAAACGTCATTCACTGAGGAGATGCCTCTAGGAATCATTATTTCCTAGTAACCATCTTCATTCACATTCTGGAAAGATTGTTGTCTGGGAAGAGAaggcatttttatttaaagaaatttttttttgtgaaggtatatCAGCAAAGAAGGCATTTTTAAGAAATAGTTATTTTAGTGACTGGTTTCTTTTCCAAAGGGAAGTTACATGATGCTTATGATAAatgtttagtttgttctttccaATTCAGAGATGCTGCttcttaaaataatacattaactCCAAAGAGTGACACTTAATGATTTATTGTAATTCAGGTTGTTAGCTTGAAAGATCCCAGGGGCCAGAGCTCTAGATCATAGACTTTTGTCAAGTTCTGTGTTGTGTCAAGTTTGAAAGTACTGCCTTTGCAGTAGCCTGGAAGAAGTCAAAATCTAGTGGATGGTCTTAATTAGATTGAAGTTCTTTGACTCTTAACTTCATGACCAGGCCACCAAATACTACAGGTAGTATTATCAGTTGGTACTATTTGTTACAGTAAACTGAATTAAGCTAGGTTAATTAAAAAGAGGacttggctaggcacagtggctaatgcctataatcgcagcattttgggaagctgaggcaggagaattcatttgagcctgggagtttgagaccaacccaggcaacgtagtgagaccttgtctctactaaaataaataaataaataaataaaaataaaaaaattgaaagaggaCTTTATAAGGAAACGAGGTATCtcagaagttttttttgttttgttttgttttgttttgttttgttttgagatggagtcttgctctgttgcacaggctggagtgcagtggcgtagtcttggctcattgcaggctccacctcctgggttcacgccattctccggcctcagcctctcgagtagctgggactacaggtgctcgccaccacacccggctcattttttatgtatttttaatagagacgggatttcaccgtgttagccaggatggtctcgatctcctgacctcatgatctgcctgccttggcctcccaaagtgctgggattacaggcgtgagccaccgcgcctggcctcagaagttttaaaatagaaCTATAACCAGGCCCAGAGAAGGTACTGGGCATCTGATTTTTCTGTAGCTCATGGTTATATTGTGTCTGCTTCGTTTTTCTCCCTGCAGACTTGGcattctttgcttttgtttttcaggtGTAGGTTGAAGACACTGATCCTAAAGCTCTCAAACTTATTATGGGTTACAGGAGACTTAATCTCTCCCAATTCAAATTTTAAGTTTTCAGGAAAAGATTTATGGCACATTTGGTGTCAGTAGCCCAGTCAGCTACTTGGGCTTGACGGGGGTTACTCGTCAAATTGGCTGTGAGCCCACTGCTAATGGGAATGGGAGGGGTGAGGGACAGTCCTCAGTGAAAGCAGACAAGGCAGACAACCTAGTAAGCATGTAGACattaactttaattttagaaatcACTTGGAGATGttaaaaaatgctgaaaagtTTAAAGAATATTACCTATTTTTTGTATGGTTCAGATCatattatttttgtatctttaatatcatgtaagcattttctcatgttaaattatatatttcactTTTAATGGCTATATTATATTCCAGTTTATGAATTTAccataatattttaaacatttttctatgcTGGATATTTCAGTTGTGATATCTTTCTATATGAAACTTTTCTTTATTCCTGATCAGTGTACTTAGTCATGAGCCATAAAAATGGTGGGTTAAAGAGTTATGAACATAAAGACTTGATATTTATTGCAAAATTGCTTGTCAGAAAGGCTGTTAAAATTTGTATTCTCTCCATTTGGCAATGTATGAGAATAtctagttcactgcagccttgccaacaaataattgtacctttaaaaaacaaacttcaacTAATTTTATAGGCAAATAATGAAAGTCCTGTGATTGTAATTTTCCCTCTCGATCTTTTGCTTTCAGGAAATGTGGGTAGAAAGGATTCGTTTGTTAAACATTCTCTATTCAACACAGCTTTGGTGGAGCTGCCTGTATTTGAGAATTCTTGGTTGATAAAGATAGCAAGAGAGTCCCAAAAATAGGGACTCAGAAAAACATTGACTTTGGGGCACATAACTTAGTCTATATTAAGGTTATTAAAGCTTTAGAATCAGATAATAACTGGTTTTGTGCATCACTGAGACAAGATAAAGTTGCTAACGAAGGCCTGTAGTGGAtcaccttgagaacattatggcAAGGAGTTGGAAGGGGTAGTGTGTTAATGTGGTTACTACTTTTCAGAATCTGATTCTTAATTTTTCAGTCTGgatattggaatttttttttttttttatcagaaataaCCAGATTGTGTGGGGTTGTGAGAACTGACTTTGATTTGCCAAACTTCATGCTGATGTATGTATACAAAATgacaatttattaatttattatggaATAGAGACGTTTTTAGTGACCAGAATACTCAGACCTGTATCTAATGTCTTCTAGAATGACAGTATCTGGAGGGTTGAAATaatcagaaaatggaatttttaaggGGTGGTTCAACTAGTCTGTGGAAAAACCTAATAAACTACCACTGTCACACAATAGAGGACATTTCTGTGATGACCAGATgatttatctattcattttcactttttttttttttttttttaaagatgaagtttcactctgtcacccaggctggagtgcagtgacacgatctcggctcactgcaacctccacctcccgggttcaagcgattctcctgcttcagcctccctagtagctgggatcacaggcacgcatcaccacgcctggttaatttttgtattttttgtagagacgaggtttcaccatgttggctagtctggtcttgaacgGCTGGCCTTAAGGCATCcgtcccccttggcctcccaaagttctggggttacagacgtgagccactctgcccagccccattttcacttttaagtattaaaaatacCCTTTGATaataattctttgaatttttttttttaagattcaatGCAAACCATCCCTTCCTTATTAACATATTATTTCTCCAGGAAGAAGATGTCTTGATTAGGCCATAGCttccttaaatttttatttctgccatGCTTTCATGTTCACCTTGATTACATTTGGGTAGTCtaaattttatttgcttattttgctATCCTATGTTCATATTCTGGAAGAACCTCACTTTATGTTCAGATTACTGCCGTTGAGGtataaatttctaaattaaaataatgtattgaaATGAAGACATTCTTGGGATTCTACATTGAAATGATTAGGAAGAGGATCATCTGAGTAAGCAATATAATAGTTTTTAGCGTGTGGATTTTAGAGTCAGGCAAGTCTCAGCTCTATGATTTTGACCAACCGTATGATttggggcaaattatttaacctctcgaagtttcacttatttttaaaataatttaatggttTTTGCTTCTTAAGTTGCTTGTGAGAATTAAAGGAGATAAGGGATGTAAAGTGATTAGCACAGGCCTGGCACTGAATAGAAGCacaataattttgtttgtttgtttgagacagagtttcactcttgttgcccaggctggagtgcagtagcacgatctcggctctaccttctgggttcaagtgattctcctgtctcagcctcccgagtagctgggattagaggcatgtgccaccatgcccggctaattttgtatttttagtagagacggggtttctccatgttggtcaggctggtcttgaactcccgacctcaggtgatccactcgccttggcctcccaaagtgctgggattacaggcgtgagccaccgcgcctggccaaagcacaataatttttttaaacagttacaCTGAGGTTTGACATATACTTTAGCCTAAGGCAGAGATGGAGTTGCCTTATAACTAACTTACTAGTGCTTTGATTGCATCTAAAGACCAAGGCTAGTCATTATAAAATTCTGTTAAATGGACACTAGGTGTcagcattctctttctctctctttctctctctctctctctttctttctttctgagagtTCAATAAAAACCTTGTCACCCCTGAGTTCAAAGGAAGAGACAGGTTAAGTATTTATTGCTGTTGTATTTTAGTCCTTTGGTAGTTTGGTTAAGTCTTATTTTTCATAATGACTGTATTCCCTATTGTACAACTTTCCTTTTGACTGAAAACTCAACTATTCCTGATTTTTAAGTGTATTTCATCAATCCCTGAATGGGAGCGAGATTCATAAAGAGATGCCTAACTTGTTTAGGTTATTCATATC
Coding sequences:
- the UIMC1 gene encoding BRCA1-A complex subunit RAP80 isoform X5; the encoded protein is MTEEEQFALALKMSEQEAREVNSQEEEEEELLRKAIAESLNSCRPSDASATRSRPLATGPSSQSHQEKTTDSGLTEGIWQLVPPSLFKGSHISQGNEAEEREEPWDHTEKTEEEPVSGSSGSWDQSSQPVFENVNIKSFDRCTGHLAEHTQCGKPQESTGRGSAFLKAVQGSGDTSRHCLSTLADAKGLQDTGGTVNYFWGIPFCPDGVDPNQYTKVIVCQLEVYQKSLKMAQRQLLKKKDFGEPVLPRPPSLIQNECGQGEQASEKNECISEDMGDEDKEERQESRASDWHSKTKDFQESSIKSLKEKLLLKEEPTTSHGQSSQGIVEETSEEGNSVPASQSVAALPSKRSLVLMPESSAEEITVCPETQLSSSETFDLERRVSPGSRDILDGVRIIMADKEVGNKEDAEKEIAISTFSSNNQVSCPLCDQRFPPTKIERHAMYCNGLMGEDTVLTRRQKEAKMKSDSGTAAQTSLDIDKNEKCYLCKSLVPLREYQCHVDSCLQLAKADQGDGPQGSGRACSTVEGKRQQRLRNPKEKGHSEGRLLSFLEQSEHKTSDADIKSSETGAFRVPSPGMEEAGCSREMESSFTHHDLNESPVKSFVSISEATDCLVDFKKQVTVRPGSRTRTKAGRGRRRKF